A portion of the Acidisarcina polymorpha genome contains these proteins:
- a CDS encoding FMN-dependent NADH-azoreductase — MPTLLHIDSSPLYGRSVSRELTAAFVTQWKASHPDGAVIDRDLNATAISPITEEWVGAVYTPEEAQTPEQKKLLAPSDALIAELKNADEYVIGVPMHNFGVPSVLKLWIDQISRVGKTFSYADGTPKGLIIDKKATFIIATGGIYDAQTQMASFNFVEPYLRSLFGFLGLTDVTFLTAGGTMALNHGQDRVAFLAPHLEAVHTHAVTI; from the coding sequence ATGCCCACCCTTCTTCACATCGATTCAAGCCCACTCTACGGCCGATCAGTCTCTCGTGAACTCACCGCTGCATTCGTCACCCAATGGAAAGCATCGCACCCGGATGGAGCTGTCATCGATCGTGACCTCAATGCAACCGCGATCTCGCCGATCACCGAGGAATGGGTGGGCGCCGTGTATACGCCTGAAGAGGCGCAAACTCCAGAGCAGAAGAAACTCCTTGCGCCATCGGATGCCCTGATAGCTGAACTAAAAAATGCTGACGAATACGTCATCGGAGTTCCGATGCACAACTTCGGTGTGCCCTCGGTGCTGAAGCTTTGGATTGATCAGATTTCTCGTGTTGGCAAAACATTCTCCTATGCGGACGGAACACCGAAAGGTCTCATCATTGACAAGAAGGCGACGTTCATCATTGCGACCGGCGGCATCTACGACGCCCAGACACAGATGGCCTCGTTCAACTTTGTAGAACCGTACCTGCGATCGCTATTCGGCTTCCTTGGCCTGACAGATGTGACGTTCCTGACCGCGGGCGGAACGATGGCCCTGAATCATGGGCAGGACCGTGTCGCGTTTCTTGCGCCACATCTTGAAGCTGTGCACACGCACGCTGTGACGATCTAG
- a CDS encoding LiaI-LiaF-like domain-containing protein translates to MAAKVGIPGAQPGVPFPAGGAFSQPGPNPALATILGVIPGVGAMYNGQFVKAMIHVLIFVLLIAITNEHDFFGFFIAAWVLYQIFDANQTAKARREGLPLPDPFGINELASRLGSQYPAGAARPPVQPGFHPGYPPPPYTPPVATPFVGEAYPPNPAAGAAYVPPPPNVPFTPSAPYPEVPPPPFPEMARRNEPAGAIALIVLGFLFLFGTLGIFRFDWIGRGWPLIIIAIGVWLFLKRARETTSGGGR, encoded by the coding sequence TTGGCCGCCAAAGTTGGAATACCGGGCGCCCAGCCGGGTGTTCCATTTCCCGCTGGAGGGGCCTTTTCGCAACCTGGACCGAATCCTGCGTTAGCCACAATCCTCGGTGTCATTCCCGGGGTGGGCGCGATGTACAACGGCCAATTCGTCAAGGCCATGATTCATGTCCTGATCTTCGTGCTGCTCATCGCGATCACCAACGAACACGACTTTTTTGGCTTCTTTATCGCCGCCTGGGTGTTGTACCAGATCTTCGACGCAAATCAAACGGCGAAGGCGCGCCGCGAAGGATTACCGTTGCCTGATCCCTTCGGCATCAATGAACTCGCGAGCCGGCTGGGAAGCCAATACCCGGCCGGTGCCGCTCGCCCCCCGGTGCAACCTGGTTTTCATCCCGGGTATCCACCCCCGCCCTACACGCCACCGGTTGCCACCCCGTTTGTGGGCGAGGCCTATCCTCCGAATCCGGCAGCCGGAGCAGCTTACGTGCCGCCGCCGCCAAACGTGCCATTCACACCTTCTGCCCCCTACCCCGAGGTTCCACCGCCGCCCTTTCCTGAGATGGCTCGACGCAATGAGCCAGCGGGCGCGATCGCACTTATCGTCCTGGGCTTCCTGTTCCTCTTCGGAACCTTGGGCATCTTCCGCTTCGATTGGATCGGTCGTGGGTGGCCCTTGATCATCATCGCCATCGGCGTCTGGCTCTTTCTCAAACGGGCGCGGGAAACGACTTCCGGAGGTGGACGATGA
- the mutL gene encoding DNA mismatch repair endonuclease MutL encodes MGRIHILTDQVANQIAAGEVVDRPASVVKELLENSLDAGATRIRIDVEAGGRKLIRMADNGHGMGRDDALLAFERHATSKIRSSEDLLSIATLGFRGEALPSIASISRLDLTTRMAEESTGTAIEIAGGKILRVDDAGGPPGTTIAVQDLFFNTPARRKFLKAESTELSHVTALVTHYALAHPEKHFELHSATHALLIAPPVKKPAERIFQIFGGDTLQQLIPVAAELRMERTGLPEPPPWKRDQSYTPPSPGHLRISGFVSKPELQKLNRNSIYFFVNRRLVRDRLIVHGVIEAYRNIIPPTSFPVILMFLEMPPEEVDVNVHPAKTEVRFRQPSFVHDFVRDTIRNVLVSARPAAAFLQAITASAHATASLLPVASPSPDLAAEEALNHKLQSDPPAQAEDAVPFSLAPLDPRQIPQQLPFNGDSLLALGAAIALPATHNCGEQFLVEEPEDLSASETVPSLNSLASLKPLGQLRESFILAVNDEGLWIIDQHVAHERVLFEKVLREREVERVQRQQLLMPMLIDLLPEQMIIFARIALELERNGFEAEPFGPRTIAIKAAPVGLEGRQLERMLTEVLEQTEKETQSENLEAARTRIAASIACHAAIKINTRLDPKRMEWLLTELAKTAHPTSCPHGRPIALRYSWKDIQRAFQRI; translated from the coding sequence ATGGGCCGTATCCATATCCTCACTGATCAGGTAGCCAACCAGATTGCGGCTGGCGAGGTGGTGGACCGCCCTGCTTCGGTGGTCAAGGAGCTGCTGGAGAACTCGCTCGATGCGGGCGCCACCCGCATTCGCATCGATGTCGAAGCGGGTGGACGCAAACTCATTCGCATGGCGGACAACGGCCATGGCATGGGGCGTGATGACGCTCTTCTCGCCTTCGAACGCCATGCCACTTCCAAGATCCGCTCGAGCGAGGACCTGCTGTCGATCGCCACTCTGGGCTTTCGCGGCGAGGCCCTACCCTCGATCGCTTCGATCTCTCGACTTGACTTGACGACCCGCATGGCGGAGGAGTCCACCGGCACCGCGATTGAGATAGCCGGCGGCAAGATCCTGCGGGTTGACGATGCCGGCGGTCCGCCGGGGACGACGATCGCTGTGCAGGATTTGTTCTTCAATACTCCGGCTCGAAGGAAATTTCTCAAGGCAGAGTCAACCGAGCTCTCTCATGTAACGGCGTTAGTGACGCATTATGCGCTCGCCCATCCAGAGAAGCATTTCGAATTGCATTCGGCTACCCACGCGCTGCTGATTGCGCCTCCAGTGAAGAAGCCTGCCGAGCGCATCTTTCAGATCTTTGGCGGCGATACTTTGCAGCAGTTGATTCCGGTGGCGGCCGAGTTGAGGATGGAGCGCACCGGGCTGCCGGAGCCCCCGCCGTGGAAGCGGGATCAGAGCTACACGCCTCCATCGCCCGGACACCTGCGCATCAGCGGCTTCGTTTCCAAGCCGGAGCTGCAAAAGCTGAATCGGAATTCAATTTATTTCTTTGTCAATCGGCGGTTGGTCCGGGACCGGCTGATCGTTCATGGAGTGATTGAAGCATACCGCAATATCATTCCGCCAACCTCTTTTCCGGTGATCCTCATGTTTCTGGAGATGCCACCGGAGGAGGTCGATGTGAACGTCCATCCGGCAAAGACGGAGGTACGCTTCCGGCAACCGAGTTTCGTGCATGATTTCGTGCGCGATACGATCCGAAACGTGCTGGTGAGTGCGCGGCCGGCAGCGGCATTCCTGCAGGCAATCACCGCGAGCGCTCATGCTACCGCTTCGCTGTTGCCGGTGGCCTCGCCGTCGCCGGACCTGGCGGCTGAAGAAGCGCTCAACCACAAACTGCAGTCGGACCCGCCCGCGCAGGCGGAGGACGCCGTACCGTTCAGCCTTGCACCATTGGATCCACGGCAGATCCCGCAGCAACTGCCCTTCAACGGAGATTCCCTGCTTGCCCTCGGCGCGGCGATTGCGCTGCCTGCGACCCACAACTGCGGAGAGCAATTTCTGGTCGAAGAGCCAGAAGACTTGTCAGCAAGTGAGACTGTGCCGAGCCTCAATTCTCTGGCAAGCTTGAAACCCCTTGGGCAGCTGCGCGAGTCCTTCATCCTTGCGGTCAACGATGAGGGGCTTTGGATCATCGATCAGCACGTGGCCCACGAACGGGTATTGTTCGAGAAGGTCCTGCGAGAGCGAGAGGTCGAACGTGTGCAGCGGCAGCAATTGCTGATGCCGATGCTGATCGACTTGCTTCCAGAGCAGATGATTATCTTCGCTCGCATTGCGCTGGAGTTGGAGCGGAATGGCTTCGAAGCCGAGCCGTTTGGACCGCGGACGATTGCCATCAAAGCGGCCCCGGTGGGTCTCGAGGGAAGGCAGCTCGAGCGCATGTTGACCGAAGTGCTGGAACAGACCGAGAAGGAGACACAGTCAGAGAACCTGGAAGCGGCGCGTACCCGAATTGCCGCTTCGATTGCCTGTCATGCGGCAATCAAGATCAACACTCGCCTCGATCCAAAACGCATGGAGTGGCTGCTGACGGAACTAGCGAAAACTGCGCACCCGACCAGCTGTCCGCACGGCCGACCCATCGCATTGAGGTATTCTTGGAAGGACATCCAGCGGGCTTTTCAGCGGATTTAG
- a CDS encoding zf-HC2 domain-containing protein, translating into MSEHSQHKTTNEDLPSRNRTGASPAIRKLTCEEWEAMLVDFLDGTLAAGDLESFQAHLQSPPESASGGDQSCAPCSEMFSHAPQGREWLNFLRVEPPVSSLLVSKILAKTSGTAAARTIDSGNLASEGPSASVLAVPSAPALPFWKRGTMATAGRRVAQPRLLMTAAMAFFSITLTLNMAGVRLTAIRVSDLRPAVLSVNLDKQYHMASARVVRYYDSLRFVYEMEAQYRELRRDADLDNSSPASNPTPPASNGSSQDGNHKNGGKSEAPGAQEPQAILWGEKVEAALRLPAVQTEKSRPGFKPDFREDMGNTLDQIDFKAADQAKEGIA; encoded by the coding sequence ATGTCAGAACACAGTCAACATAAGACGACGAATGAGGACCTACCAAGTAGGAACAGAACTGGCGCATCGCCCGCCATCAGAAAACTCACCTGCGAAGAGTGGGAGGCCATGCTAGTGGATTTCCTGGATGGCACCCTGGCTGCAGGCGATCTCGAAAGTTTCCAGGCTCATCTCCAGTCCCCTCCCGAAAGTGCATCGGGGGGCGACCAGAGTTGTGCACCCTGCTCGGAGATGTTTTCGCATGCGCCCCAGGGCCGCGAATGGTTGAACTTTCTTCGCGTCGAACCGCCGGTCTCTTCGCTGCTGGTTTCGAAAATCCTGGCCAAAACCAGCGGCACGGCTGCCGCCAGGACAATCGACAGCGGCAATCTTGCCAGCGAGGGACCTTCGGCATCGGTGCTCGCCGTCCCCAGCGCTCCCGCGCTGCCTTTTTGGAAGCGGGGAACGATGGCAACTGCCGGCCGACGTGTCGCACAGCCCCGCCTGCTCATGACGGCTGCAATGGCATTTTTCTCCATAACCCTGACGCTGAACATGGCCGGGGTGCGGTTGACGGCTATCCGCGTTTCGGATTTGAGACCCGCTGTGCTGAGCGTCAATCTCGACAAGCAATATCACATGGCCAGTGCCCGCGTCGTTCGGTACTACGACAGTCTCCGCTTCGTTTATGAGATGGAAGCTCAATATCGGGAACTGCGGAGAGATGCCGATCTCGACAACAGCAGCCCTGCCAGCAATCCAACGCCGCCTGCCTCGAATGGTTCTTCGCAGGATGGTAATCATAAAAATGGCGGCAAGTCCGAGGCGCCTGGCGCCCAGGAACCGCAGGCGATCCTCTGGGGTGAAAAAGTCGAAGCAGCGTTGCGGCTCCCGGCTGTGCAAACCGAGAAGAGTCGACCTGGATTTAAGCCAGATTTTCGAGAGGATATGGGGAATACGTTGGACCAGATCGACTTTAAAGCTGCAGATCAGGCAAAGGAAGGCATCGCATGA
- the cmk gene encoding (d)CMP kinase has translation MNQQQRSIIAIDGPAGAGKSTLAARIASRFNLLNLETGAMYRAFALKAIENGVSPEDAAGLEALAASSSIRLEASPDGNRVYLDGVEVTSRLRDNSVTDAASKVSVHPAIRKWMVRLQRELGENGRIVMEGRDIGTAVFPDADVKIFLDADPVVRSQRRYEQIEAAPAAPIAAAESVLREMRERDQRDRTRALSPLQPAADAVVIDSTSLTLDQVIARVEEIIRERLGLA, from the coding sequence ATGAATCAGCAGCAGCGCAGTATTATTGCGATCGACGGACCAGCAGGAGCAGGCAAGAGCACGCTGGCAGCACGCATCGCCAGCCGATTCAATCTCCTGAATCTGGAGACTGGCGCAATGTATCGGGCATTCGCTCTCAAAGCGATCGAGAATGGCGTCTCGCCTGAAGATGCCGCCGGGCTGGAAGCGCTTGCCGCAAGTTCTTCAATTCGGCTCGAAGCCTCTCCCGACGGCAATCGCGTCTACCTGGACGGAGTTGAGGTGACTTCCCGGCTTCGCGACAACTCCGTGACCGACGCCGCGTCCAAGGTGAGCGTCCATCCGGCAATTCGCAAATGGATGGTGCGGTTGCAGCGCGAGCTCGGAGAAAATGGCAGGATTGTCATGGAGGGACGGGATATCGGCACTGCCGTCTTTCCAGACGCCGATGTCAAGATTTTCCTGGATGCCGATCCGGTGGTCAGGAGTCAGAGGCGCTACGAGCAGATCGAGGCAGCGCCGGCTGCACCCATAGCCGCCGCCGAGTCCGTTCTGCGGGAGATGCGCGAACGCGATCAGCGAGACCGGACGAGAGCACTGTCGCCTCTTCAGCCCGCTGCCGACGCGGTCGTAATAGACTCGACGAGTCTCACCCTGGATCAAGTCATCGCGCGTGTCGAGGAGATCATTCGCGAGCGGCTTGGTCTGGCTTAG
- a CDS encoding HD domain-containing phosphohydrolase, giving the protein MPAKRIVIIDDEASSGHKTGSLLEDAGYIPVFVRASSEALQNLNGKVVFDALILDIKGNGALGLELLRRILQLYPDSAVVVISALEDIRVAITAIKAGAYDYLLKPLRTEELLNTVQAAVEHREHGRQLTQERQNLENLVAARTELLRRAITDLERSYDITLEALGNALDLKDAETEGHSKRVTAYAIVLARAMRIDPAEVKIIARGAYLHDIGKMAIPDAILSKPGKLDPAEQAIMREHCLRGYTILKKIPFLEKASEIVFSHQEHFDGSGYSRGLKGEEIPLGARIFAVADALDAITSDRPYRKAQPFANARREIERCSGTQFDPAIVRVFQSLPDQLWEDLRTEVNHPKMSIAVDVPETLRNR; this is encoded by the coding sequence GTGCCTGCCAAGCGAATCGTGATTATTGATGATGAAGCCAGCTCCGGCCACAAGACCGGCAGCCTGCTTGAAGACGCCGGGTACATCCCCGTCTTCGTGCGGGCGAGCTCCGAAGCCTTGCAGAATCTGAACGGCAAAGTCGTCTTCGATGCTCTGATCCTGGACATCAAAGGCAATGGCGCTCTTGGATTGGAGCTTTTACGGCGAATCCTGCAGCTCTACCCGGATTCAGCCGTTGTCGTCATTTCAGCCCTCGAGGACATCCGGGTGGCGATTACGGCCATCAAGGCGGGGGCCTACGATTATCTGCTGAAGCCTCTAAGGACGGAGGAATTGCTGAACACAGTCCAGGCTGCGGTGGAACACCGTGAACATGGCCGACAACTGACGCAAGAGCGGCAGAACCTGGAAAATCTGGTTGCAGCGCGCACGGAGTTGTTGCGCCGCGCCATAACCGACCTTGAGCGTTCCTATGACATCACACTGGAAGCCCTGGGCAATGCACTTGATCTTAAGGATGCCGAGACCGAGGGGCACTCAAAGCGAGTCACCGCTTACGCGATCGTGCTGGCCCGGGCGATGCGCATCGATCCCGCCGAGGTCAAGATCATAGCGCGTGGCGCTTACCTGCACGACATCGGCAAAATGGCCATTCCGGACGCGATCCTGTCGAAGCCGGGAAAACTGGATCCCGCAGAACAAGCGATCATGCGTGAGCATTGTTTGCGGGGATACACGATTCTGAAAAAGATACCTTTCCTCGAAAAGGCATCGGAAATTGTTTTTAGCCATCAAGAACACTTCGACGGTAGTGGTTACTCGCGGGGACTGAAAGGCGAAGAAATTCCACTGGGCGCGAGGATCTTTGCCGTAGCCGATGCGCTGGACGCCATCACCTCCGATCGGCCTTACCGCAAAGCGCAGCCATTCGCGAACGCCCGGCGGGAGATCGAACGCTGCAGTGGAACACAGTTCGATCCAGCGATTGTCAGGGTCTTCCAGTCCCTGCCGGACCAGCTCTGGGAAGATTTGCGCACCGAGGTCAATCATCCTAAAATGTCGATTGCTGTCGACGTGCCGGAGACACTTCGCAATCGATAG
- a CDS encoding 4a-hydroxytetrahydrobiopterin dehydratase — MTQLTDAEVAEELTRLPEWRLVGAEIVRDLTFADFNAAMAFVNRVAEKAESAGHHPDIDIRWNRVKLALVSHDAGGLTDRDFELALDIDSLA, encoded by the coding sequence ATGACTCAGTTGACTGATGCTGAAGTGGCTGAAGAACTCACTAGGTTGCCGGAGTGGCGCCTGGTGGGGGCCGAAATCGTGCGCGACTTGACCTTCGCCGACTTTAACGCGGCCATGGCTTTTGTCAATCGAGTCGCTGAAAAGGCGGAGAGCGCCGGCCACCATCCCGACATCGATATTCGTTGGAACAGGGTCAAGCTGGCTCTGGTTTCCCACGATGCGGGGGGCCTCACAGACCGTGACTTTGAACTCGCCCTGGATATCGACTCGCTAGCCTAG
- a CDS encoding RNA polymerase sigma factor, with translation MEVDWAVIVRRCLDGDSLAWAELVRGQHRRVYSLCYRFTGSSHDSEDLTQEVFLKVYGNLNSFDLSRGSFQTWLTTLTRNLLVDHFRRGRQQRATDSIDAGWEDSSELQMSDRLADTQPSPHQQAAARELERMVQQALTKISPELREAVILRDLQDLDYKEIAQVLRIPEGTVKSRISRGRAELARLLERNKRQVV, from the coding sequence TTGGAAGTTGACTGGGCCGTAATTGTCCGGCGGTGCCTCGATGGAGATTCGCTCGCTTGGGCCGAATTGGTCCGAGGTCAGCATCGGCGCGTCTACAGTCTCTGCTACCGTTTCACCGGTTCGTCGCATGACTCTGAAGATTTGACCCAGGAAGTTTTCCTCAAGGTCTATGGGAATCTAAACAGTTTTGACCTGAGCCGAGGTAGCTTTCAGACCTGGCTCACAACGCTCACTCGCAACCTGCTGGTGGACCACTTTCGCCGTGGACGTCAGCAGCGCGCAACCGACTCGATCGATGCGGGCTGGGAAGATTCCAGTGAACTCCAGATGTCCGACCGGTTGGCAGACACGCAGCCGAGCCCGCACCAGCAGGCGGCGGCGCGGGAACTCGAGCGCATGGTGCAGCAGGCGCTCACCAAGATTTCACCAGAGCTCCGGGAGGCTGTGATCCTTCGTGATCTCCAGGACCTTGATTACAAGGAGATTGCACAGGTATTGCGCATCCCCGAAGGCACGGTGAAGTCGCGCATCAGCCGCGGCCGGGCGGAACTTGCAAGGTTGCTTGAACGTAACAAAAGGCAGGTGGTTTAG
- a CDS encoding DUF4097 family beta strand repeat-containing protein codes for MAASPPPYPPSSQDPRQQKAYWRAQKEAYRSQKDLWRAQRRDQRYYWQSMHRPSIVGPVVLLAIGIVALLITSGRLNAPYFWDWFLRWWPVLLVGVGMVSLLEWFLDRDQPYRRKSGTFGIVLLISILVGIAYSQDHVHRLAEGFGVEGDKGWPNFMGNDHDHDADSSVSIPSNASVEVQNPRGDVTVTGSGDNQLHVHAHQVVNTNSDSDAERTFPALNPHVTVNGNNVLVKIESRNNGHADLTIEMPQGASADITAGRGDVSIDGLRGNSNVIANRGDVKLSSIGGSAHVHMNKGDFSAHEIGGPVSLDGHFGDVTISEVTGNLSMDGEFFGDTHLEQIASPLHFHSSRTDMEVARLAGDLTMDSDDLHIGQSVGPLRIVTHSKNIECSQISGDIHIENANGEVSVTAVEPLGNIQITNASDPVNLTLPPNASFSMNATTNGGDLNSDFNLNVNGSDQHRTATGDVGKGGPRIELNVRHGDISIKKGDFNPPPLPPMPRMPVMPAMPKTPALPKVPAPPSGPVRHLHASDGENPDSKIL; via the coding sequence ATGGCCGCTTCGCCTCCCCCCTATCCGCCTTCGTCGCAAGATCCGCGTCAACAGAAAGCCTATTGGCGTGCACAAAAAGAGGCTTATCGCTCCCAGAAAGACCTCTGGCGCGCGCAACGGCGCGATCAACGGTACTATTGGCAGTCGATGCACCGGCCGTCGATCGTCGGACCGGTCGTGCTGCTGGCCATCGGCATCGTGGCCCTGCTCATCACTTCGGGAAGACTGAACGCGCCGTACTTCTGGGATTGGTTTCTGCGCTGGTGGCCGGTTCTGCTGGTCGGCGTGGGTATGGTCTCGCTGCTGGAGTGGTTTCTCGACCGCGATCAACCTTACCGGCGGAAGAGCGGCACCTTTGGCATTGTGCTGCTTATCTCGATTCTGGTCGGCATCGCGTATTCGCAGGATCATGTCCACCGGCTCGCTGAAGGTTTTGGTGTCGAGGGCGACAAAGGGTGGCCTAACTTCATGGGGAACGACCATGATCACGACGCCGACAGCAGTGTGTCGATTCCGTCGAACGCTTCGGTCGAAGTACAAAATCCTCGCGGCGACGTGACGGTCACTGGTTCCGGAGACAATCAGCTGCATGTTCACGCCCACCAGGTCGTCAACACAAACTCCGACTCGGACGCAGAGCGCACGTTTCCTGCGCTGAATCCGCATGTGACCGTAAATGGGAACAATGTCCTGGTTAAGATCGAAAGCCGCAACAACGGGCATGCAGATCTGACCATTGAAATGCCGCAAGGAGCGAGCGCCGACATCACCGCCGGTCGCGGCGACGTCAGTATCGATGGTCTCCGCGGGAACTCGAATGTCATCGCCAATCGGGGTGACGTGAAGTTATCGAGTATCGGAGGGAGCGCCCACGTGCACATGAATAAAGGCGACTTCTCCGCCCATGAAATTGGCGGCCCGGTCTCGCTCGATGGCCACTTCGGCGACGTGACGATTTCCGAAGTCACCGGAAATCTCTCGATGGATGGGGAGTTCTTCGGCGACACCCACCTCGAACAAATCGCCTCGCCTCTGCACTTTCACTCCAGCCGGACAGACATGGAGGTCGCCCGGCTCGCTGGGGATCTGACCATGGACTCGGATGACTTACATATTGGCCAGTCAGTCGGGCCGTTGCGGATCGTGACTCATTCTAAAAACATTGAATGCTCGCAGATTTCCGGAGACATCCATATCGAGAATGCCAATGGGGAGGTCTCGGTGACCGCAGTCGAGCCGCTTGGCAATATCCAAATCACGAATGCCAGCGATCCCGTCAATCTTACGTTACCGCCAAATGCGAGCTTTTCTATGAATGCGACGACGAACGGCGGCGATCTGAACAGCGACTTCAACTTGAACGTCAACGGAAGCGATCAACATCGGACCGCGACGGGAGATGTAGGGAAGGGTGGGCCCAGGATCGAGCTGAATGTGCGCCACGGAGACATTTCGATAAAGAAAGGCGATTTCAATCCTCCGCCACTTCCACCGATGCCTCGGATGCCTGTAATGCCCGCCATGCCAAAGACGCCCGCATTGCCCAAAGTTCCGGCACCGCCCTCGGGGCCAGTGAGACATCTCCACGCCTCGGATGGTGAGAACCCGGACTCCAAAATACTCTAG
- a CDS encoding CYCXC family (seleno)protein yields the protein MRRLLVKSAWAVLVGTLTVAGYAQWSNPADDIPAYNSQPPAKGSKLPPILSGSQLTGDSFRYPWQVKVYQEAATIQPVLHQLPCYCRCDQAMGHNSLHSCFEGTHGAVCSTCAKEEHYAYLMTQKKMTAKQIREGIERKEYESLNLQTVAAARPSSLGDSRKSVPGE from the coding sequence ATGAGACGGTTGTTGGTTAAGAGCGCCTGGGCGGTTTTGGTAGGAACGTTGACGGTTGCTGGGTACGCGCAGTGGTCTAATCCCGCGGATGACATCCCGGCCTACAACTCCCAGCCGCCGGCGAAAGGTTCCAAGCTTCCCCCTATTCTCTCGGGTAGTCAGCTTACGGGGGATTCCTTCAGGTATCCCTGGCAGGTCAAGGTCTACCAGGAGGCCGCAACCATTCAACCGGTTCTCCACCAGCTTCCCTGCTATTGCCGCTGCGATCAGGCAATGGGACACAACAGCCTGCATAGTTGTTTCGAAGGGACCCACGGCGCCGTTTGCTCCACCTGCGCCAAAGAAGAGCATTACGCCTATCTGATGACTCAGAAAAAGATGACGGCCAAGCAGATTCGTGAAGGGATCGAACGCAAGGAGTATGAGTCTCTTAATCTGCAGACCGTTGCGGCAGCACGGCCAAGCTCGCTTGGAGACAGCCGAAAGAGCGTTCCGGGAGAATAG